The following coding sequences lie in one Miscanthus floridulus cultivar M001 chromosome 9, ASM1932011v1, whole genome shotgun sequence genomic window:
- the LOC136482653 gene encoding ent-copalyl diphosphate synthase 2-like, whose product MYLEQYGGSADVGIGKVLYRTNLFSNDMYLKVAKADFSKFQRLCRLEWHSLKRWCGKNNLEMYGVTRHSALRAYFLAAASNFEPSRAAERLAWARTAVLAEAISGCLLMSSNTHDDRTMTAEWLVDEFVNSDDDNPASGRGKKNSRVTSSLGYALRDLLDIHASDNASVFDCLRGAWKEWFMAWTKTEREGPRVADTAMLLVRTVEICSGRHHSTEQDMKLLPDYSKLEQLTRSICCRLATEAPALNGENMDKIDDLDRMVGFEMQELTQCVSRAAAPSTERHGRRFSM is encoded by the exons ATGTACCTTGAGCAATACGGTGGAAGCGCTGACGTGGGGATTGGGAAGGTTCTCTATAG AACGAACCTCTTCAGCAACGATATGTACCTCAAGGTGGCGAAAGCTGATTTCAGCAAATTTCAGAGACTATGCCGACTAGAGTGGCACAGCCTGAAAAG GTGGTGTGGCAAGAACAATCTTGAAATGTACGGCGTGACTCGGCACAGCGCGCTGAGAGCTTACTTCCTGGCCGCGGCCAGCAACTTCGAACCGAGCCGAGCAGCAGAGCGCCTGGCATGGGCGCGCACAGCGGTGCTCGCCGAGGCCATCTCCGGGTGCTTGCTGATGAGCAGCAACACTCACGACGATCGGACGATGACGGCCGAATGGCTCGTCGATGAATTCGTCAACAGCGACGATGACAACCCGGCAAG TGGAAGAGGTAAGAAGAATTCACGAGTTACTAGCAGCCTCGGCTATGCTCTTCGTGACCTTCTTGACATCCATGCGTCCGACAACGCTTCTGTCTTCGACTGTCTTCGTGGAGCT TGGAAGGAGTGGTTCATGGCATGGACTAAAACAGAGAGGGAAGGACCACGCGTAGCGGATACAGCAATGTTGCTAGTTCGCACAGTCGAGATTTGTTCTGGAAGGCACCACTCCACCGAACAGGACATGAAGCTTCTACCAGATTATTCGAAGCTCGAACAGCTTACCAGATCCATCTGCTGCAGACTGGCGACTGAAGCTCCTGCTCTG AATGGAGAAAACATGGACAAGATTGATGATCTGGACAGGATGGTTGGATTCGAGATGCAAGAACTGACTCAATGTGTTTCCAGAGCTGCAGCTCCATCAACAGAGAGACACGGCAGACGTTTCTCCATGTGA